The sequence GTATTTCATTGCTCATATAACAAGTACCAATTCTGCATACCACATTAGTGGACTACTAGATTGATATTTGTGGCAGCTTGTTTTCGGATATGTTTGTGACAAATTTTGTCTTATGAAACATTAGTGTGAATATAGCATTTCATTTCTGAAGTTATCAACATTTAGTATAAAATTCCAGCTGCTTCAGTTGTTTATATTTGAGCTTCAGAAATGTCATGCTTCCAATtccaaagaaaaagataaaccAGGAAAAGATACATAAACCAGCAAAAGAAACTCAGTAATCTGGAAAATCGAGTTagtttttcaataattaagcATCAAGGAGGCAGAGTGGATCATCGATAAAACTTTTGAGAAcaacaaattaaaaacttaaaagcTTACCCAATCACCATCAGACTCTGCACCAGGTACCAAAACATTGATCTCACTTGACTTGGCAGTAGTTATGGATGCTCGCAAAGAATCTTTGCTCAAATATAATTGGCAACCTCCTGTGTTATCGACAGAAATTGTTGGAGCTGAACCCTAGAATGCAGCAAAAATTATGGAGGATCTCACTTAGATATACTAGGATTTCACAAAACTAATCACAAATGATCATAATGATAGCAGTGTCCATATATGATTGgtattttagaatttagatACATGATATTCTAGACAAGCTAAGAATCTATATggacaataaaataaataagtaccTGACATTGCACCTCCACGCCACTGCAATTCACAATCTCACAAGCAGCCACCACATCCTGTTTATTAAGTCAAGAGCATAGAATCAGTGATCATCCAACCTAAAAATGTATAGTTCTACCACAGCAGTATAAATACTCCCatcattttctaaaattttaagatcTTTCATACTAACCAAAAATACAACTCCCATCTTAGTGCATTTATCAACTGTTATATTGTTGACCTTCCCTGAGAATCATCAGAATCAAAATTAGATCGCTGAGCTGTCCTGAACAGAAACATAATGTAGATCCACAGATACATAGCACAAGTTCACATATGCTTAGAATGATTAGGGTGAGTAATCGTGCTTGTAAGACCATTAAAAAGTTACCTTGAATCTGCAAAACAGAATCTTTgcatccataaatatacacagaCTGTTTTGAATCACAGTCATCAATCACTAAATTCTTTCTTCCAATCTGATTCTCCACAACCCACCTGCATGAAGAAAGAGGCAGTACAAACAAACATTACAAATCAACATGACAGCTCAAATAGAATAAAACCAAAATATAAGCATGACGAGGCATACTCACTTGCGACCCATTTGAAGCTCAAGTTTTGGAGGTCCAGCTTTAGAGAAAGAAGGTGAACTAGTACGTCCTCCTTTATCACTGACACCAACCACACCAGTTCTATCTGCATGGTTCTTCGTCTTCATATCATCCGTAACCTTTTTCAGACCTAGGAGGCAAAAGTTACATCAGAACAGCAAAAAAAGAACACTgttaaggaaaaaagagaaggtTTTATTTATTCTGAAATGAAAGTACCTGAAGTGACAGACTTGTTTGAGTTGATTTCTTGGAAAACAGCAGCCATCCCTTGTTTTGGCTTTGACGATGAAGGTTGCGAGGATTCAGTACTGAAGAGAGAAGCTGGTGGAGGAGGTGGAGGAGCAGGAGCACTTGGTGCAGGAGCTTTAGATGGAGCAGAAGTTGGTGCTTTGCCAGTAATCCCCCATGTTGGACCCAGGGGATAATGACTCTTCACATAATCCCTCAAACCCGGTACATATAGCTCCTTCATGGCTTTGGCCCACTCAACATGATTTGGGTCTTTGCTTTTGTACTCCACAAGAACCTGAATGTTGCAATGGAAAATATCAGCTATGAGACTgctattttttactatttaaattgaataactTTTCTTATGTGGAATCAGATCAAAGAAGCAAAGCATATTGGCTAAATTACCCTCACTCTGGATTTTGGCCTTAATATCACTAATGTCCctaaaattcaatttgtaaCACTAAACTGCATATgaactttaattttagtatcacAAAAATCATTAATACCGGTTACCAACAAGAGACCACAGGAATAATGACATTACGTACAtgtgtaaaataatttattgtaattttttttgaaatacatgtcattttatcattaaaattgataaactaaaatgtaatttttcatatatctTCTAACAAATtgaatctctctctctctctctctctctctctaaccCATCTAAacttctccttctccttcttcttcttcttctctctctctattttcATATCAAGCCCTCAATTGACAATCTtcaaatatgtatata comes from Ricinus communis isolate WT05 ecotype wild-type chromosome 5, ASM1957865v1, whole genome shotgun sequence and encodes:
- the LOC8271416 gene encoding cyclase-associated protein 1, coding for MEEKLVARLESAVARLEALSTSGFRGGAVGDFSGADVAASDPSIVAFDDFIGQYLGRLWNAAEKIGGQVLDVTKIVQEAFSALKQLLIQAKQTQKPELAGLAEFLKPLNEVIMKATAMTEGRRSDFFNHLKSAADSLTALAWIAYTGKDCGMSMPIAHVEESWQMAEFYNNKVLVEYKSKDPNHVEWAKAMKELYVPGLRDYVKSHYPLGPTWGITGKAPTSAPSKAPAPSAPAPPPPPPASLFSTESSQPSSSKPKQGMAAVFQEINSNKSVTSGLKKVTDDMKTKNHADRTGVVGVSDKGGRTSSPSFSKAGPPKLELQMGRKWVVENQIGRKNLVIDDCDSKQSVYIYGCKDSVLQIQGKVNNITVDKCTKMGVVFLDVVAACEIVNCSGVEVQCQGSAPTISVDNTGGCQLYLSKDSLRASITTAKSSEINVLVPGAESDGDWVEHALPQQYIHEFKAGHFETTPVSHSGG